A genomic stretch from Antarcticibacterium flavum includes:
- the tnpB gene encoding IS66 family insertion sequence element accessory protein TnpB (TnpB, as the term is used for proteins encoded by IS66 family insertion elements, is considered an accessory protein, since TnpC, encoded by a neighboring gene, is a DDE family transposase.): MFALSSFHKYHFYPKACDMRKSFNGLSGLVKNELGREPTSGDVFIFLNRNRTHLKLLHWEAGGFVLYYKRLEQGSFTPPVFKGNNHGMTWSELVLMVEGLQVKKAHQKLRYPR; encoded by the coding sequence ATGTTTGCCCTAAGCTCGTTCCATAAATATCACTTTTATCCCAAAGCCTGTGATATGCGAAAATCTTTTAATGGCCTGAGCGGACTGGTAAAAAATGAACTTGGCAGGGAACCAACCAGTGGCGATGTGTTTATTTTTTTGAACCGTAACCGCACGCACCTTAAACTCCTGCACTGGGAAGCCGGGGGTTTTGTATTGTACTACAAACGCTTGGAACAGGGCAGTTTTACCCCGCCGGTTTTTAAAGGAAATAACCATGGTATGACCTGGTCAGAACTGGTGCTTATGGTGGAAGGCCTGCAGGTAAAAAAAGCCCATCAGAAACTGAGGTATCCCAGATAA